Below is a genomic region from Pleuronectes platessa chromosome 18, fPlePla1.1, whole genome shotgun sequence.
TGACGACAGCAGCTTTGTCTTGGTTAAATGCTGTCCCCATGTGTTCGCTTTCTTTAAATTTAGAAGATCGTGATTATGAAGAAAACACGTCAGTTCCATTAGAGAACCTAGATCTATTAATCTCTGCTCTGTTGCGTTGCCTtacaggcagtgtgtgtgtttacacatgtACTCACATGTCTTGTAGACCTCATTGACGCTGTTGAAGTCATTAATGTCAGCGAGCAGCACGGTCGTCTTCACCACTGAAACAAAAGAGTTCATGTTGTTTAGTTTgttgaaaacagtgaaaaacatAAAACCGTCTGGTGGTGTTTAGACCTCACCGTTGGTGTAGTCACAACCAGCAGCTTTAAGGATCTCCCCCATATTGATAAGAGCCTGAGGggtgagagaggggagggaggtcaGTCAATACTTAATCTTAACTTTTACATCTCGGTGTTCTTTATTTGTGACGATCAGACCTTTAAATCTGTTTGATTTAATCGCATGGATTTATTTAATATGATTATCCCTTCCTATCCATCCCAAGAACTAGATTCACTTACAGTCTAATATTTGACTCTGTCAATTagcataaatataaaacacCACTAAATCCATACATCAAACATGTATGTAGAAGTATCATATGATGTTTATtatgtctgtctcctctgtgcAGTTCAGAGGCCTTCAAGTGTTTTAGATTAAAACATCTCTCTCAGAGATAATAACAAATGCTCATGTGACCTAGAGTCATTCTAGTACTGAGAGGAATCTATTGTACTTCAAACGTTTTGGTTCTActtgcagcatcatcatcatcatcatcacccccTGAGCTTCACCTGCTTGGCCTGAGCCTGGACTCCTCCCTCCACCAGCTGACCTGAGGCCACTTCCATCCCCAGCTGACCAGAGATGTACACGGTTCTGTCCGCAACCACCGcctgactgaggacacacacacacacacgataaaaGATGTAGCGCTATCTTACAACTATTACTACAAGTACTGTTCAAACTATCTTCGTATGTCCATACaagtataaaaacataaatatacaaatactgCTCTTTGCCAAATGTGCTGAGCAGATGAACACTTTGCTTCTGTCTCTGTTGTATCCACATCTCAACCCATCATTAATATCTAATCTGCATTTCACAATCTAATACCATGACCCCATTCACACACGTGGTCGTTGTGTAAGACTTTATGACatgaaaattcaaattaaacatcaGACAATAAACATTTAAGTTAGTTAACAATTTATATCTAAAGTGAAGGAATGTGGATTTGTTCCCCTGTTGAAAACAACCTATGATCAGCAGTCAGCACACGGAATTCACTCTGATCTGTCTCCTCCCCCTGACTTCTGATTGGTCACAGCAGAAACACCCCTTCATTTCCACTCAGAGTGAATCAAAGAACAAGACATAAACTTGACTTGACATGGAAATAGACATGGATGTAAGATttcagacaaagggaaacatatATGCATTTAATAAAGACATATacatttttccagtttttattaCAAACCAAAACGGTACGTTGTTTAAATATGATATCAGATTAGAATTATTCTTTCAGAGCACGTGAACTCTTACCTGTATATTCCCTGTCTGATTGGAGCTGTAGCTGTGTAAGGGATCTCTCGACGGAGGGAGGCCATAGTTTCTACTCTGTGACTTCTACAGGTGTCTCTACTCTGCAgctcttctcctgctctgctgctgcgggTTAACCTTTGACACTCGGGTCAGTTTATTGATCGCAGAGATCCGCCCCTGCTCTGATCACGCATCGGACCCATTCAAACATCTCCTACTCACCACGTGTCAACGCATTTAATCGCACATGTTAACAATCAGGTCCTACCTGTAGGGGCCGATGGCTGCCGGAGCCGATGCGGTGTTGATGATCTTTCTAACGAGCGCAGACATGGTTCCTGATCTGGTGGTTTCTTCCTGTTCCACAGTGAAAAGCAGCGAATGCCGTGCTGTGGAACAACTAGCGGAACAACCAGGGAATAAAAGGAGCAGCTGACAAAAACTTTACCGTAATGTCCGCTGGGAGGAGCACGCTGCATTTTTGGAGGCGATTCCTGCAGGGAACAGTgtggaaatgaaaaacacatgtacGCCTGTGCTCAAAGAGTTACGGTACAACAGGTGTTTTGTCCTATGGACTCTGAGGTTTTTATGACCAAAGGAGGTTATTTTTATACTTAGTTATGTAAGATATGTTACATGTTGAAGAACAAGACAATCATGTGTAGAATTGTTcagtcttggcagaggtatacGCTCTATTGAATCAAGATCAGAGGTTCAGGTCTCCACGTATTAATGTCTTCCAAGATAAAAAAGCATTCCACTGCAGGTCAGGTTAACTATAAGtaacttttattatttcttgCACTTTTCCGAAACATTATAAAGTcttacaaacaaaataaattaagtgGTTCAAACATAAATGCTTACATTCCACCCTACACCTCAATTCATAAATGAAGATAAAATCATGAAAAGGGAAGTGATTTCAGATAGAGAACCTGGCCGATTCTGAACAATGTCATGTTTCAAATgaggctttttgttttttacaaagcaaattgtttttattcaataaTTGTTAAAAGCTGTGAAAACAATCAATCTTCCATATAAACAATACTCTTACctgttcagttaaaaaaaagcatTCCACTACAGAGCAAAGATAATAATGAACATGCATAGTCTAACACACAATATATCTGACAAAGGATCAAAATATTAAGCAGCCAAATCAGCTTCTATATTCAAACCATTGTCACGGAAATAAAGAGGTTGAAACGTTAAATAAATAGAGTGAATGCTTGTGTTGCCAATGTGCTGCAGACTAAATTCATGAAAACAATGGCAAGAACAGTAATGATTATTGTGAAAGAGGTTCAagttaaagaagaaaaactatAAAGTACAAACGTGATCATTAATAGATAGTGATCGAAATTTGGATTCACAAGTTTGACATTTCCGCCCATGGTCCATCATATaagacgcagtaagacagtgtAACAGGTCTATTTATAACAGAATAGTATTATCAACATTCAAATGTAACAGCAACCTGCAGACGACCACATTAATTAGCATTAGTGTGACAAATCAAAACCAGACACCCACAGGAAAACATGTTTCCTTCATGAAGAGAACAAATGTATCAACGGTTGGTATCATAGCAATTTCACATCAGTCGGTCAACACGCTGAATGTGTCTGTAAATGCAAATTGAAGCGACATATCTTCATtactttgatgacaccacaaACTTGATATGTCAGAAAATCTAATTCATAACTGCTGAAACACACGTGCAGATAAGCTGCAGGGAAATTTGCTGAAATTATCTGAAACTCAGACAGGAGATATGAGGCTGGTGGAGCCgctctttttttcattaagtAAACAGCATCAGTCACTTGAGTCTGTTTTAACTCCTGAAGTGAACCACAGCCAATTAACCAATTACAAGTCACACTACTGGCTGCTTTCTTCCCTGTTACAGctcaatataatttatttaacacAGAAATTAAAACAGTCATAAGTTGTTTAGGAATGCTTAAGCTTGTAGGAGAATTATAATCCTTCTGACTTTCTATGATGATTTGCattacaaagaaaaatacatcTGTTAAGTAAGATTTAAAATTCATGTAGAGTGGGTGAACGTGTGCCGGAGGGAAGCCGGTGTGAGTTATGAGGCACTAAGATCCATGGTATCTGTCAGTATAGACTGAAAGCACATTGGCTGTGATTTAGAAGCCCAGATCATCAaattggaaaacaaaaaaattaaattaatgatAATAAGACTATACTGAAATAAGTTTAGAATTTTCTGGTCcacaaaacaactgaaaacacGCAATCTAGTGTTCACCAAACGATTTGTCATCTCGGTCCATTCTGACAAACATTGGCAGAGTCCAACTTGTCTCCAAGAGAGGACGTATTCAACCACCCGACGACGTGGTTGTTCCACTACATTGCTTAATTTGAAAACCAGGgtttcaaatatgtttttaaggCATTCTCAACTGAAGCGTCACCTTGATTGTCTTTGGTCATGGATGAACCTCCACAGCTTTTTGTTGCAGGTATTTCCAAAGTAggctttatgttttatttacatttcaaaagtctgagggaaaaaaagaccACTTGTTGTTGTCCACACCTAAACCTGAGGCTTGGTGTAGTGCTGGCCTGGTTGTCATGGTAGAATTCTGTCCGTATGTTTTAATGGTGATTCCCCAAGACAGTTTTCTATGTGACGTGAAAGGGGAATTTGTTTAGAGGAAGGGAATTCAATAATTTTCTCATACGGATGTGTGATCTCCGGACTTGGTTTTCTCTTTGGCCGCAGACTTGAGCCTCAATTGAGGAGACGCCACTTTACAGAACTGCAGAAACTAAATTAAGATTTAAAGCGAAGGGAACAGCATCTGGACATAGCGTAGAAACAAGGCTTGTTAGTGTGGATTCCAGGAGCCAGAATGAAAGAAGAAGCGTCTCTCTTCAGTCACAGGCCACTATGTCAGAACAGCAGTCGACTTCAAATAAAGACAGTGGGGTCATCTTGGTTCCTTCAAGTCATTAGGACGTacgttttgtgttttttgtggctTTGAGAGTCCCAGACCAGGGTGTGAAGGTGACAGGGAGGATCGCTCAGAAGTTCTGTTGCCGTCTCTTCTTTGCATCCATGGCATCGAGGATGGGCTGCCTCTTGGCCGTGTAGCGCTGCCTGAGCTCCTCAATCTCCCGCTCCATCATGGGGTCCAAGGCACCCAGACGCATCTGGAGCTCCTCGAAGTCCAGGTTCTTTAACTGGTTGACAGGAAAGAGATGTGTGTCCTATTTAGCGTCTTGTGTTAAATACTGCAAGAAATGcttctgctatttttaaccaCTGACTTCCACTATGAGTAACCCCCCCTTCAGTACATTAATACCACCGCAGGCTCGTGGAAGACATTACTCACAAAGTCAAAGTCTCCGTCCTGAGGCACCTTCCAGTTGTCAGGGAAGACGTTTTTGGACTGAATGTGGTAGCCAGGCTGCTCCTGCGGCTGGTTGTGGTTGTAGTTCTCCTGCTGCTGGGCTGCCTTGTTGGAGTCCTGCTTGTCGAAGTAGTCCATGAAGGATGGACGCATCGGCTGCTGGGAGGTGGCGTGCCCTGTGATAGAAAGAGGATCAAGTTGAAACCTAGCAGAAACgtatttaatagtttttttcagAAATAGAATAATAGATAATGTGAACATCCTCTTTCCTGTTCGCCCTACAAACATTTTTTGTTGCTTTGCCCCTGGATCACAGGTTTGTCTCAGAACTTCTCGTTCCTCTCCTACCAACTTTTTAAGGGACTATTGTatattttctcccatttatGTAATTCCCGATAATTAAGTTAACATTTGTGCGCTCACTCCTCATGGATCCCtggtcttcctcctcatcttcatcatcgctGTTGATGACCATAGTGCCGAGGTCTGACTCCAGCATGGTGCTGCTGTGTTCGATCATGGTCTGTGCTCCGTCACTCATGGTGCTGGTGGCCCGCATGGTCCCTGCACCTTCTGTGCCCGACTTCACCATAGTGTGAGAGTCCacctcagtctcctcctccttgaTGACACGAGACAATTAGACAAGCAGCCTTCACATACACAAGGGAGGTTTCCCATGGCTACTCTGAGTGGAGAAGTGTCTCGTTATACATACAGAGttgtcatcttcctcctccagctctctctgctgctcctgctgccttTTGGCTTTCATCTCCATGGATTCAGTTATCAGTTCTCTCAAAATTGAGACTGGCTTGGCCTGGTTGATGAACTGGTGCTGgatgttgaaagaaaaaaaggaaaagatttgttttataaatatgtttctATAGAATCATGTCTTTAGACGTGTACACCCAAAGCTCTCATATGTTTATATCTCTGCAGGTGTGTCATCCTCTAACCTGTAGGAGCTGGGTTGCAGTCGCTCTCTGCTCTGGATTCTTGACCAGACACTTCTTGACAAAGTCTGTGAATTCATCTGACCAAAGCTCAGGCTTTCTGAATGTTGGAGGAGGGTTGGTGGGGATCATGAAGATCGCCTGacgaaaaacagagaggatacAAGACAGTCAGGTGGAGTTAAAGAATAAGTGAGATTTAGGACCCACTTCTTTGATAATTTATGTTTTCACTCACTCTCATGGGATGGATGTCGGCATAGGGAGGTTTTCCTTCTGCCATCTCTATAGAAGTGATACCCAGGGACCATATGTCAGCCACACAGTTGTAGCCAATTTCCTGGATCACCTCTGGTGCCATCCAGAATGGAGTACCA
It encodes:
- the rida gene encoding 2-iminobutanoate/2-iminopropanoate deaminase isoform X1, translating into MSALVRKIINTASAPAAIGPYSQAVVADRTVYISGQLGMEVASGQLVEGGVQAQAKQALINMGEILKAAGCDYTNVVKTTVLLADINDFNSVNEVYKTFFSSNFPARAAYQVAALPRGGLVEIEAVAVVGPLSDS
- the rida gene encoding 2-iminobutanoate/2-iminopropanoate deaminase isoform X2 encodes the protein MASLRREIPYTATAPIRQGIYSQAVVADRTVYISGQLGMEVASGQLVEGGVQAQAKQALINMGEILKAAGCDYTNVVKTTVLLADINDFNSVNEVYKTFFSSNFPARAAYQVAALPRGGLVEIEAVAVVGPLSDS
- the stk3 gene encoding serine/threonine-protein kinase 3, whose protein sequence is METAAPKSKLKKLSEDSLTKQPEEVFDVLEKLGEGSYGSVFKAIHKESGQVVAIKQVPVESDLQEIIKEISIMQQCDSPYVVKYYGSYFKNTDLWIVMEYCGAGSVSDIIRLRNKTLTEEEIATILKSTLKGLEYLHFMRKIHRDIKAGNILLNTEGHAKLADFGVAGQLTDTMAKRNTVIGTPFWMAPEVIQEIGYNCVADIWSLGITSIEMAEGKPPYADIHPMRAIFMIPTNPPPTFRKPELWSDEFTDFVKKCLVKNPEQRATATQLLQHQFINQAKPVSILRELITESMEMKAKRQQEQQRELEEEDDNSEEETEVDSHTMVKSGTEGAGTMRATSTMSDGAQTMIEHSSTMLESDLGTMVINSDDEDEEEDQGSMRRHATSQQPMRPSFMDYFDKQDSNKAAQQQENYNHNQPQEQPGYHIQSKNVFPDNWKVPQDGDFDFLKNLDFEELQMRLGALDPMMEREIEELRQRYTAKRQPILDAMDAKKRRQQNF